Genomic window (Ostrea edulis chromosome 9, xbOstEdul1.1, whole genome shotgun sequence):
TcttatatattgtttttaattaactgtctgaaaaaatatatacttggAATAATAGTATTGTTTAGTTCTTCAGATTTACTGTTTcaataacaatacatgtataagcgataaattttattgaaatatgtttgataCCCACGTGGTTGAATTTACAGCAATGTAGGCGATACAAATAAAACTTTTCAAGTATAGATTACACCATTAATTCAATTAGAAAAATCATCCATACTGGAAACAAACACACAGCCACCCCGCAGTGAATAAACAGAAATTACTTCCGCCTGGTGACGATCCATAATAACAAATACCATAGGAATAAAATACTGGAAAACAGCAAAACCCTGAACATGTGTAAATATGTTGTTTGTCTTTaaagtatttcattttaataaaagtttaaagatatcattatttatattacacaattttgaaaatacttttgaAACAACTTTATGTAGTCTATGTTTTGGAATATATGGACCAAAATTTTCCTCAGCGgtataaatcaaaataatgaaCTTCATATATCATTTATCACATAAAAATACTCAACTATGGTTAaaaccatacatgtatgtgttgaaaATTGCaaagtaaaagaaaaataatgataCACTAGGTGTAAAAAGGAGGGAAGTTTTAAGTGCATGTATTAATACTTGTATCATAGTTGTGGTGGGGGGTTCCCCTTTGAATTCATGTGGATCCGGTAATGGGTAGAGCTAGCAGTCACATGACACACTTTTACATCTCTCCaaactgaaatttcaatttgctatatataaagatatttactgtaaataTTTTTGGTCGAAATAATAAAACTTCAAAATAAGCAAATCAATGTTAATTCACATGATATGAACTTTTTATCAAAACAGcccggaatttttttttattgcataagtactacggataactccgtttaccggatcaggatatagggctcacggcgggtgggaccggtcgacaggggatacttactcctcctgggcacctgatcccacctctggtgtatccaggggtccgtgtttgtcaaactatctatattgtattgcttatgggagttatgagattgatcattgttcgttgtcttcacctttcataagtgTGATGAAATTGATTTGAACCACAACTTTTGTGAAGTCAATTTATTGACGAAACACCAAATTTTCAACGTCAACGCCAAACCAAAATGTGCCCCCTCTGGTACTGGAACAATtcagtatttcaatttcatcaaGCTAAATTGTGAGTTAACATGAAGTGCTCCTTGGTTAACAAAAGTTCATATCATACTCTCAAGTCCTCCACGTTCATTGTCTGGAACGCTAGTTCTGATTACCAATTGTAGTGGGAAACGAAACAAAGATATGTGGTTATCTGACAAAAAATTCGATTTTTCATcgagaataataataaaaaaaatctcacaaGGACTACGGGTCACATGGAAAAAATTTCTTTGAATTGGTCATGATACAAGACAATTATTGactatcttgatttatttggacaaAGGGCAGAAACTCGCACTCGTCATCGCCCTTCGTCTTAATAAGTCAAGATACACCAAATTGAATATTATACAATAACTATTACTTGTATTCACATTTCGTTCTCAGATTTCGACAATAGTTATAGAATTTGTCAAATAAAACAGTTATGCATCTTTATAACGTGTGTTTCAGGGCCAAAACATTGGTGCAGATTAAACGAATGTTGGACAACTTGTGGCTCAAAACGGCGACAGTCTCCCATTAACATCAGAACAAGGAAGGCCAAGTCTCGCTATATTGAGAGCTTTGTTTTCGAAAATACTCATAAAAGAGTACCAGCCACGATCTTCAATAACGGTAGGACAATTTTTTTTCCGGACAAATTACATGATTACccgattgatcagtgttcgttatcttcacctttcatgtatatatgcacGTGTAAGGAGTAAATGTCTTGACGATGAACCTCAACATCATTTTTCTTCTTTGCAATTAGTTTAGTAGACATTTACATCATTTAGGTATGATGGGTGTTTCCACTGAAGTATGTGACCTGCTTCAAGTGTTAAATAATGTCATAAATGGTTTGCCCAGTACGGTTACGTTTCATTAAATTATATTCTTGTCATTTTTATTCTTGAAGGACATGCTCCTGATTTCAATGTCGCTGTGAACGAAAATAATGAGGAAAATATTATTCTGACCAACGTCCCAGGAAGGCCCtctaacaaaaaatatattttcgcGCAGCTTCACGTGCATCTAGGTCGAAAGAAGGGGAGGGGTTCAGAGCATTCCATAGACAGAAAGTTTTACCCCATGGAGGTAAGTAAAATATAAACTGAAAGTTTTGAAACTGAAGGCACGAAATACTAGTAAACGATACATACAtgaattgtgaaaaaaatattttgctatCAACCTACACCGTCATCGAAGAAAAAGCAGTTATTATCATTTGAGGGGGAGGGGttttaattgtaattaaaagtacTTTTGGGCCGGTTgaatgttgtaaaatattgcAGTCTGTGATAACAGGTTTAAGGGTTTGCTCAAACTAGActaaatataatgatatttacacctggtaatatttttgtaaaatgattacCATATGTTATGATACCTCATGAAAAGCAATATACAAAACAATCTTCTCTTTCAGGCTCATATGGTATTTTACGACAGTAAATTTGACAACATTGCAAAGGCTAAACCAGCCAAGGATGGCTTGGTGGTCATCGGGGTGATGTTGAAGGTACATGTTGTTTTCACAACCGTAATATTCTATTTTGAGCTGAGTttacagaaaattttaattttaattatcaaCATTAAGCTAAATCagtatgaaaatatcaaaacaatagAGAGAAATAGCGATTTGATGTGAATAATTAGGTCAAAAGGAAGGATGGGGACGATGATGACGAAGAGGATGAAGACGATGATGACGATGACGATGATGACGACGAGAGAGAAAGGGAGGGAGATGAGGTATGCATAATTACCAAGAGATTGTCGGAATATCAAAAAATAAACGATCGAAATTCAGATACATTTCTTAGATTGTTTCTAATACAGGTAATGTAAACATACATTGCCGTATGCCGTTGAGATCAAATGCATTAACGTTTTATGAATGGATATAAAGCAACGTCTTTTTTGTATGTTTTGCAGAAACATGAGCATAAAAAGGTCTGCAAATATAGAGACTTCCGATATTTCCTGAAAAAATGCTACAAAGGGGTAATATATAGCtttttatattacatataaATCTTGTACATGAATTTGATATGACCAAGTGCATATATATTGAACTTAATATTTGTACATTTCTTTTCTCTTGAAAATGTAGGTAATTTGAAACGGCAAcacttcattttgttttaattttgctCTATTCAGCGAGGGCGTTGCAAAGTGAGATTTGCTAGAAGACTGAGTTTCATAATGGAGAAATATTACAAAAAGGTCAGAGAGCATAAACCCTCGCATTCCCCAGAGCCGCAACACACTGTTCCCAAgggtaagtacatgtataataaaggaaatgaaattatggAACATATAACATTGAAAAGGAGGCAAGTTGAACACTTTATCTGGTGGCCTAGACCACTATGAACAACTAAATTTTGATTCAGGAAGTGAACGTCATCAATAGTGTACAAAAGCATGATTGCTTCATAATCATGCCAGTAACCTGAATATTTGTAGACTTAGTATGTGGAAAACCGCCAAGCCAAGAAACTATCGAAGAAAAATGTATCAAGAAGGGAAGCGAAAACAGCGACGCTGTCAGTGTATCTTGTGGGATCTCCCCGCAAGATGTCCTCCCGTTTGACCAGAGATTCTACACATATCCGGGATCTTTAACCACGCCCCCCTGCTACGAAACAGTCCAATGGATAGTTTTTAAATGCCCAATCATGGTGTCGCACAGAGTAAGTGATACCAAATTTATGCATGAATGAAACCCACCATGACCTATGGCTAAACTTGGGAAGAAATTAAACAATTTCTATTAAGcttatggattttattttcagGCATTTGAGGCATTGCGACATGTTGAAGATTCACACGAGGAACCACTGCATACTCTGGGGGTACGGAGACCACTACAGGTAACAAATCTACTATAGTCCTTTACTAATGTAGAATCAAAATAAAACTTGTACATGagaaatatgaatattcatttctAGATTAGTGTAGGATAGAATGCAACCAGCTGCTATTTACTGAAAAGATATCTACATCCTCATTAGTCGAGTAGCTCAAGATACATCATGCCCCGATAGTTTACTACGCACCCCAACTCTGCACATTCctataataagaaaataaaaatatgctaatgcgaaatatattttctttcttttttattacaGAAAAATAAACTCCAGTCAGTGTATAAAAACTTTTGAAGACGTGATAAACAGTTATATATGAAAACAGTTGATTACGCCAATGTACAGAAATATTGTGATTAATAAAGTAGTACCAGCTCATCAGTGCGTTTTTCATTATGATACTCAGCATATTGTAAGCATATGTTAATATCTCCCACAGAATGGGGAGGTCACAATTCAACATCACATCACAATGCGGATGCCCTATCTCGCAGACCTTGTGTCGACGGAATTTGCAAACATTAACGAATGTGTTATAACCAAACCTAAATAATGCGAAGTTGTCAACCCGCTCTAGTAACCACAACACTACTCGTACATCTACCCCTCCTAATGTCATGTAAAAATAGGAGTTTGAGAGAAATACAAGAAAATGACCCCAATATTAGGAAATTCATAGAGTAAAACTCAAGGATAAACCTTTATGTGAAATGTATCAAATTTGAGGCTTGCAAATATTATTGAGTTCGATTTGATTCCTTCCCATGGAAAGATGACACTTTTTATTATAAATGGGAACATATAGTCCCAAAAGTGCAAGTAGTCCTGGCTCATTTGCCGAAGCGTTTTGTCAGAAATTAACATTGGACTTACATGTACTAGGGGACTTTAGGTCACAAAAGGACATTATCAATAGCAAgagttgccccccccccctccccctgaaTCTGCTACTGCTATTTCACAAAATGCATAGATTCAATCCCCGTAAAAAAGGGCTACTACTATATCTCAAATAATTACTGCAATATATAACATCCATATACGAATACAGTTACACCCTGATCAAAGTAAGATCCTTGAGTCCATTATATTCCAAATACTAAGTAAACTGCTAGAGATAGAAAAGACTCGAACAATACCCTACATACTCCAATCTGGCGGGATGGTTGAAAGGGCTAATCGTACTATTGAAAATATGTTGTCAGGTTTTGAAGACAAAAATCAGAAAAAATTAAGAAGAGTTAACACCTTTACTTATGTTAGCTTACCGATCTCCAGTACATATGGGAAAAGCCCAAACGAAATGATCTTTTATCGACAAGCTGCACTTCCTGTTGATCTTGTACGTGGAAGAGACCATGAAAGAAATAACGTTTCAGAATATATACAAGATTTATCAGAAAAGTTAAAACTTAAATTCCCAAAAGTATGCTATGGGAATTCAACACAATCCCTAGAAAGTGGCTTACTATGGGTTTACTAACCAAACCAAAcagcttcagagtacttgtgcgtagaatcagagtggtgtttaacaaagtaattttttgattgatcacgtgatatgaatattttctttttccatttttgttgaagaagcaactgtctatgatgttaaaaagtctagtctttaatttatcgtgaggaatggtcgcgaaaagagttgaaaagtcatacgttttgatgttaatTCGAGAACAGTTTTTGTCATCTAAGTTTAGGAGTGGGAAGATATTACTTATCAAAGCGATTTTCATAGGTCAAGGAATAATCTTCATAGTAAAAGCGTAACGCCCTTTCCTGT
Coding sequences:
- the LOC125659249 gene encoding nacrein-like protein yields the protein MAVLSLVLVCSLLYIGAVNGAGYLSKRPQSSGLCYYENIEDAHFSYDRNDCEGPKHWCRLNECWTTCGSKRRQSPINIRTRKAKSRYIESFVFENTHKRVPATIFNNGHAPDFNVAVNENNEENIILTNVPGRPSNKKYIFAQLHVHLGRKKGRGSEHSIDRKFYPMEAHMVFYDSKFDNIAKAKPAKDGLVVIGVMLKVKRKDGDDDDEEDEDDDDDDDDDDEREREGDEKHEHKKVCKYRDFRYFLKKCYKGRGRCKVRFARRLSFIMEKYYKKVREHKPSHSPEPQHTVPKDLVCGKPPSQETIEEKCIKKGSENSDAVSVSCGISPQDVLPFDQRFYTYPGSLTTPPCYETVQWIVFKCPIMVSHRAFEALRHVEDSHEEPLHTLGVRRPLQKNKLQSVYKNF